From Butyricimonas paravirosa, one genomic window encodes:
- a CDS encoding TolC family protein, which yields MKRITECKSGLSLIVVLLCFILQSNAQGVLSLEDCRRLAIENNKKLKIADEDVKASEAQRAEAFTRYLPSIDAVGVYLRNQKEINLLSDDAHLPVGSIGSDGKFTFRPDQLMMGADGKPVMVNGQYVPKDYALLPKEAMTVDERNLGIVQVGLTQPIYMGGKIRAYNQIAGLSEQLAKSKRSQELQNVILSTDEAYWQIVSLVNRKKLADKYVETLTKFVHDVELMHTTGVATKADVLSVRVKLNEGEMVQTKVDNGLSLSRMLLNQICGLPTDTIVMLKEEVADTDVEEVPTESLERVYSRRPEVASLQLATDIYKKKEKIALSEYLPTIALTANYLSSTPSFFDGVSTKFEGMWSVGVGIKAPIFHWGASRKSLRNAKAQTNAMNYKLQEAKEQIELQVSQSEFKMKEVTKKLAMARKNLERAEENLKFANLGFKEGTIPVLNVLEAQTAWLTANSELIDTQIEARLCKVYLERAYGTLEF from the coding sequence ATGAAGAGGATTACGGAATGTAAATCTGGATTAAGTTTAATTGTTGTACTACTGTGCTTTATCTTGCAGTCGAATGCGCAGGGGGTGTTAAGTTTGGAGGATTGTCGGCGGTTGGCGATAGAGAACAACAAGAAACTGAAAATTGCAGATGAGGACGTGAAGGCAAGTGAGGCGCAAAGAGCCGAGGCTTTCACGAGGTATTTGCCTAGTATTGACGCTGTGGGCGTGTATTTGCGCAACCAGAAAGAGATTAATTTGTTGTCGGATGATGCCCATTTACCTGTCGGGTCGATTGGCTCGGACGGGAAGTTCACGTTTCGTCCCGATCAGTTGATGATGGGGGCGGATGGGAAGCCGGTGATGGTGAACGGGCAGTATGTCCCGAAGGATTACGCCCTGTTGCCAAAGGAGGCGATGACCGTGGACGAACGAAACTTAGGAATTGTGCAGGTCGGGTTGACCCAGCCGATTTACATGGGAGGGAAGATCAGGGCTTATAATCAGATTGCCGGGTTGTCGGAGCAGTTGGCAAAGAGCAAGCGGTCGCAGGAGTTGCAGAACGTGATTCTCTCGACGGACGAGGCTTACTGGCAGATCGTTTCCTTGGTAAACCGGAAGAAATTGGCGGATAAGTACGTGGAGACGTTGACGAAGTTCGTGCATGATGTCGAGTTGATGCACACGACGGGGGTAGCAACCAAAGCGGACGTGCTTTCCGTGCGGGTGAAACTGAACGAGGGGGAGATGGTCCAAACGAAGGTGGACAACGGGTTGAGTTTGTCCCGGATGTTGTTGAACCAGATTTGCGGTTTACCGACAGACACGATCGTGATGTTGAAAGAGGAGGTGGCAGACACGGACGTGGAGGAGGTGCCGACGGAGAGTTTGGAACGGGTGTATAGCCGACGTCCGGAGGTGGCGAGTTTACAGCTGGCCACGGATATATATAAAAAGAAGGAGAAGATAGCTTTATCCGAGTATTTGCCGACGATTGCTTTAACGGCGAATTATTTGAGCAGCACGCCTTCTTTCTTTGACGGGGTAAGCACGAAGTTCGAAGGCATGTGGAGTGTGGGTGTCGGGATTAAAGCTCCGATATTCCATTGGGGAGCGTCACGCAAGAGTTTGCGTAACGCGAAAGCCCAGACTAACGCGATGAATTACAAGTTGCAGGAGGCAAAGGAGCAGATCGAGTTACAGGTGAGCCAGTCGGAATTCAAGATGAAGGAGGTGACGAAGAAGTTGGCGATGGCCCGTAAGAATCTGGAACGGGCGGAGGAAAATCTGAAGTTCGCGAATTTGGGTTTCAAGGAGGGTACGATACCCGTGCTGAACGTGCTAGAGGCGCAAACGGCTTGGTTGACGGCGAATTCGGAGCTGATCGATACGCAGATCGAGGCCCGGTTGTGTAAGGTTTATTTGGAGAGAGCTTATGGAACACTGGAATTTTAG
- a CDS encoding HlyD family secretion protein, with translation MSEKKVSGKVLMFTGIVIIVFLVAIFGFIFWEPVPEMIQGEAEVTEVRISGKVPGRIERFLVDEGDQVMKGDTVAILDSPEVMAKFNQAQAAEEAAQALSDKAQKGAREEQKAMAFQTWKKAQAALDVAKKSFDRVQKLFENDVVSAQKRDEAEANYKAMLATEQAAKAQYEMAKNGAEKEDKLAAEAQVNRARGAVEEVSSYIKETFLISPISGEISERYPKVGELVGTGSPVMNVLDLEDMWVVFNVREDLLGDLKMGTVFTGYIPALNNKEVQLKVTHMKNMGTYAAWRATKTTGQYDTKTFEVKAVPTEKVEGLRPGMSVLKRAKN, from the coding sequence ATGAGTGAAAAGAAAGTAAGCGGGAAGGTATTGATGTTTACAGGGATCGTGATCATCGTATTTTTGGTTGCTATATTCGGGTTTATTTTTTGGGAACCGGTGCCGGAGATGATTCAAGGTGAGGCGGAGGTCACGGAAGTACGGATTTCCGGGAAGGTTCCGGGGAGGATTGAGCGTTTTTTAGTGGACGAGGGGGATCAGGTGATGAAAGGAGATACGGTGGCGATTTTGGATAGTCCGGAGGTGATGGCAAAATTTAATCAGGCACAGGCAGCGGAAGAGGCTGCCCAAGCATTGAGCGATAAGGCCCAGAAGGGAGCCCGTGAGGAACAGAAAGCGATGGCCTTCCAAACGTGGAAAAAAGCACAGGCGGCTCTTGATGTGGCAAAGAAGTCTTTTGACCGGGTGCAGAAGTTGTTTGAAAATGATGTGGTTTCCGCACAGAAACGTGATGAGGCCGAGGCCAATTATAAAGCGATGCTAGCCACGGAGCAGGCAGCGAAGGCTCAGTATGAGATGGCGAAGAACGGGGCGGAGAAGGAAGATAAATTGGCGGCCGAGGCTCAGGTGAACCGGGCAAGGGGGGCCGTGGAAGAAGTTAGTTCTTATATTAAGGAGACATTTTTGATTTCACCGATTTCGGGAGAGATTTCCGAACGTTATCCGAAGGTGGGAGAGTTGGTGGGGACGGGGTCCCCCGTGATGAACGTGCTGGACTTGGAGGATATGTGGGTGGTTTTTAACGTGCGAGAGGATTTATTGGGCGACTTGAAGATGGGAACCGTGTTCACGGGGTATATTCCCGCTTTGAACAATAAGGAGGTGCAGTTGAAAGTGACTCACATGAAGAATATGGGTACTTATGCTGCTTGGAGAGCAACGAAGACAACCGGGCAGTATGATACGAAGACTTTCGAGGTGAAGGCTGTTCCCACGGAAAAGGTGGAGGGGTTGAGACCGGGGATGAGCGTGCTGAAAAGAGCTAAAAACTAA
- a CDS encoding ABC transporter permease, whose translation MRENIRALGVLMKREVRMLAERRIYWFVMIFAPLFCFLFFMDLLKDGLPKKLPVAVVDEDNTTTSRSLVRSLNTFAQTDVVMRTANFSEAREALQRGDVYGIFYIPADFRRDASTGGEPVLSFYTNDTYFLAGSLLYKDMRMQSNLANGAVQQTLLLAKGEGGPLLAAKLMPIVLDTHPLNNPWLSYAVYLANFLLPAFLCMFVMFTTVYSISEEIKRRTSREWLEAGNGSIIVALMGKLVPQALIFTAMGMLALSMLYGYAHFPLNSGFFPMFLAMVLMILASQCFALFVTGITRRSRIALSACALWGVLSFSICGFTYPVRSMPELAQIGSNLFQMRHYFLIYVDQALNGIPMIFSWQSYAALMVYLFLPIFILPKLKLDLLEFKYLP comes from the coding sequence ATGCGTGAGAATATAAGGGCTTTGGGGGTGTTGATGAAACGGGAGGTCCGGATGTTGGCAGAACGTCGGATCTACTGGTTTGTGATGATCTTCGCACCTTTGTTCTGTTTCCTGTTTTTCATGGATTTGTTGAAAGACGGGTTGCCGAAAAAGTTGCCTGTGGCCGTGGTGGATGAGGATAATACCACGACTTCCCGTTCTTTGGTACGTTCGTTGAACACGTTTGCCCAGACGGACGTGGTGATGCGCACGGCGAATTTTAGCGAGGCACGAGAGGCTTTGCAGCGGGGGGATGTTTACGGGATTTTTTATATCCCGGCGGACTTCCGGCGGGATGCATCGACAGGGGGAGAGCCCGTGTTATCGTTTTACACGAATGATACTTATTTTCTGGCGGGTTCTTTGTTGTATAAAGATATGCGGATGCAATCAAATTTAGCGAATGGAGCGGTTCAACAAACGTTATTGCTGGCGAAGGGAGAGGGCGGGCCGTTGCTCGCCGCTAAGCTGATGCCGATCGTACTAGATACGCACCCGTTGAATAACCCGTGGTTGAGTTACGCTGTCTATTTGGCGAATTTCCTTTTACCTGCATTCTTGTGTATGTTCGTGATGTTTACCACGGTGTACAGTATTAGTGAGGAGATTAAGCGGAGGACTTCAAGAGAGTGGTTGGAGGCAGGAAATGGTTCTATTATCGTGGCATTAATGGGGAAACTTGTTCCGCAGGCGTTGATTTTCACGGCGATGGGGATGCTTGCTCTTTCCATGTTGTATGGTTATGCTCATTTCCCGTTAAATAGTGGATTTTTCCCGATGTTTTTGGCTATGGTACTGATGATTCTTGCCTCTCAGTGTTTTGCCCTGTTTGTTACGGGAATAACTCGTCGGAGTAGGATCGCATTGAGTGCGTGTGCTTTGTGGGGCGTGTTGTCATTTTCGATATGCGGTTTTACTTATCCGGTGCGTTCCATGCCGGAGCTGGCTCAGATCGGGTCGAATTTGTTCCAGATGCGTCACTATTTTTTGATATACGTGGATCAGGCTTTGAATGGTATTCCGATGATATTTTCCTGGCAGAGTTATGCGGCATTGATGGTATATCTGTTCTTGCCGATTTTTATCCTGCCGAAGTTGAAGTTGGATTTGTTGGAGTTTAAGTATTTGCCATAA